The following proteins come from a genomic window of Carcharodon carcharias isolate sCarCar2 chromosome 10, sCarCar2.pri, whole genome shotgun sequence:
- the tbl2 gene encoding transducin beta-like protein 2 isoform X1, which produces MEPFAVLAVSLLLGALIFFISAAVTGSRRAAPQEDNSNEEDSKDSNGVSDRNTGSRKQKLQRPRKEKSQQHVFAHPLLATSLKNHSGNISCLDFSSNGKYLASCADDRTVRIWSTKDFLEHDHRCVRTNVELDHATHVCFSPDSRAFITWLANEETIRVFKMIKKDDGSFAFTAAPEDFPKKHKAPIMNIGIAETGKFIMSASNDTTILIWDLKGEVLATINTNQMNNAYATVSPCGRFVASCGFTPDVKVWEVCFTKSGAFREVMRAFDLKGHSAGIYSFAFSNDSRRMATVSKDGTWKLWDTDVEYKQQQDPYLLYTMKCNVSDPCRIALSPDARVVAISSGFNITVHSAKTGKQEEEFLNVHGEEIADLAFDINSRFLVSCGDRAIRVFHNVVGYRAVIEEMESRLKKATNEAMRERLQQQIDDAQGALEAVCIKKE; this is translated from the exons AGGACAGTAAAGACAGTAATGGTGTaagtgacagaaacacaggatCGAGGAAGCAAAAGTTGCAGCGTCCACGTAAAGAAAAATCGCAGCAGCATGTGTTTGCCCACCCACTGCTGGCCACTTCACTAAAG aatCACAGTGGGAATATCAGCTGTCTGGATTTCAGTAGTAATGGGAAGTACCTGGCTTCCTGTGCTGATGACCGTACAGTGCGAATTTGGAGTACAAAAGACTTCCTTGAGCATGACCATCGTTGTGTGCGAACTAATGTTGAGCTTGATCATGCCACGCACGTGTGCTTCAGCCCTGACTCCAG AGCCTTCATCACTTGGCTGGCAAATGAAGAAACAATCCGTGTTTTCAAAATGATCAAAAAGGATGATGGTTCATTTGCATTCACCGCCGCGCCTGAAGACTTCCCGAAGAAGCACAAAGCTCCCATTATGAACATCGGAATTGCGGAAACAG GAAAGTTCATTATGTCTGCGTCAAATGACACTACCATCCTGATCTGGGACCTGAAAGGAGAGGTTCTGGCTACAATTAACACTAACCAGATGAACAATGCATACGCCACAGTGTCTCCTTGTGGAAG GTTTGTGGCTTCATGTGGCTTTACACCAGATGTGAAAGTTTGGGAAGTCTGTTTTACCAAATCAGGCGCATTCCGGGAAGTGATGAGGGCTTTTGATCTAAAGGGTCATTCAGCTGGCATTTACTCGTTTGCTTTCTCCAATGACTCCAGAAG AATGGCAACAGTTTCTAAAGATGGCACCTGGAAGCTGTGGGACACTGATGTTGAGTACAAACAGCAACAGGACCCCTACTTGCTGTACACTATGAAATGCAATGTCTCCGATCCCTGCCGAATCGCTCTTTCTCCTGATGCTAGGGTGGTAGCTATCTCCAGTGGCTTCAACATCACAGTACATAGTGCCAAGACAGGCAAGCAGGAGGAAGAGTTTTTAAATGTGCACGGGGAGGAGATTGCTGACTTGGCATTTGACATCAACAGTAGGTTTTTAGTTTCGTGTGGTGACCGTGCAATCCGGGTCTTCCACAACGTGGTGGGCTACCGTGCGGTTATTGAAGAGATGGAAAGCAGGCTAAAGAAAGCAACAAATGAAGCGATGCGAGAGAGATTGCAGCAGCAGATTGATGATGCACAGGGCGCATTAGAGGCTGTGTGTATAAAGAAAGAATAA
- the tbl2 gene encoding transducin beta-like protein 2 isoform X2, with amino-acid sequence MEPFAVLAVSLLLGALIFFISAAVTGSRRAAPQEDNSNEEDSKDSNGVSDRNTGSRKQKLQRPRKEKSQQHVFAHPLLATSLKNHSGNISCLDFSSNGKYLASCADDRTVRIWSTKDFLEHDHRCVRTNVELDHATHVCFSPDSRAFITWLANEETIRVFKMIKKDDGSFAFTAAPEDFPKKHKAPIMNIGIAETGKFIMSASNDTTILIWDLKGEVLATINTNQMNNAYATVSPCGRMATVSKDGTWKLWDTDVEYKQQQDPYLLYTMKCNVSDPCRIALSPDARVVAISSGFNITVHSAKTGKQEEEFLNVHGEEIADLAFDINSRFLVSCGDRAIRVFHNVVGYRAVIEEMESRLKKATNEAMRERLQQQIDDAQGALEAVCIKKE; translated from the exons AGGACAGTAAAGACAGTAATGGTGTaagtgacagaaacacaggatCGAGGAAGCAAAAGTTGCAGCGTCCACGTAAAGAAAAATCGCAGCAGCATGTGTTTGCCCACCCACTGCTGGCCACTTCACTAAAG aatCACAGTGGGAATATCAGCTGTCTGGATTTCAGTAGTAATGGGAAGTACCTGGCTTCCTGTGCTGATGACCGTACAGTGCGAATTTGGAGTACAAAAGACTTCCTTGAGCATGACCATCGTTGTGTGCGAACTAATGTTGAGCTTGATCATGCCACGCACGTGTGCTTCAGCCCTGACTCCAG AGCCTTCATCACTTGGCTGGCAAATGAAGAAACAATCCGTGTTTTCAAAATGATCAAAAAGGATGATGGTTCATTTGCATTCACCGCCGCGCCTGAAGACTTCCCGAAGAAGCACAAAGCTCCCATTATGAACATCGGAATTGCGGAAACAG GAAAGTTCATTATGTCTGCGTCAAATGACACTACCATCCTGATCTGGGACCTGAAAGGAGAGGTTCTGGCTACAATTAACACTAACCAGATGAACAATGCATACGCCACAGTGTCTCCTTGTGGAAG AATGGCAACAGTTTCTAAAGATGGCACCTGGAAGCTGTGGGACACTGATGTTGAGTACAAACAGCAACAGGACCCCTACTTGCTGTACACTATGAAATGCAATGTCTCCGATCCCTGCCGAATCGCTCTTTCTCCTGATGCTAGGGTGGTAGCTATCTCCAGTGGCTTCAACATCACAGTACATAGTGCCAAGACAGGCAAGCAGGAGGAAGAGTTTTTAAATGTGCACGGGGAGGAGATTGCTGACTTGGCATTTGACATCAACAGTAGGTTTTTAGTTTCGTGTGGTGACCGTGCAATCCGGGTCTTCCACAACGTGGTGGGCTACCGTGCGGTTATTGAAGAGATGGAAAGCAGGCTAAAGAAAGCAACAAATGAAGCGATGCGAGAGAGATTGCAGCAGCAGATTGATGATGCACAGGGCGCATTAGAGGCTGTGTGTATAAAGAAAGAATAA